The stretch of DNA TGGTTACCTGAGAAGGGAATGTTAACAAAGTAAAGTGCTTGGAAGAGAGCTTTAAGACAGTAAGGCCTGTCAGTACAGGCGAACTGACAAGGCTGAGGCTGAGAAACTTATGGTGATTTTTAATCCTGTAACCTGAATCTTCTCAGGTTAAATACAGAGACAGCCTGACAAGCTTCCTTTTGCCTGCCCACTCTCTGCCCTTTCTGGCTCTGGCTCTGCTTTTCCTAGTACTCCTAACTATGGCCCCTTCCAAGCAGGTAAACAGCGGGGAGAAGCTGCAACTACAAGAGTGCTTGTGGGCTGGTGAGTGGGGCTTGGAGCATCTGGAACACATCACCACCCTGGAGATGCTAGTTCCTGGGGGCATGGGAGGGGGCGAGCAGCAACAAAATGTTGATCAGAGTGGCCTCTCACTCCTCTCAGAATCCCTTGGGTCCTTCAAGGATGACATGCTGCTGGTGGAGACACGAGGCCCTCATGATAACAGATCACTCTGTGCCTTGGAACCCAGCGGCTGTACTCCATTGCCCAGCAGGGCCTCCACGGTGAGGGCCAGGGAACCTTCCTAGACAGACCTCTCTCCAGCTGTATCTCAGAGCTGGCCTTAAATTCTCACTACATCCAATTTCCCCCTACTCTGTGTCAGGACCTGTGCTGGTCTCTGGggattgtgtgtgtggtgtgtgtgtgtgtgtgtgtgttgtgtgtgtgtgtgtgtgtgtgtgtgcatgattcAGACCCAGCCCTGCTCAGTGGCCTTCCGTCTCCCAGCTCTCCTCTCCCCAAGCAATTCTGCCTAGCTGCAGCCTGGTGGTCTCCTCAGAGTACTACCCCAGGTGACCGCCCCCAATTCCTTGGCTTGGCAGAGGGCAGCTCGCCTTGGACAGCAATTGCTACAAGACCTGCACTCAGGCCAGTGTCTGCAGGTGAGTAGGTGGCAGAGAGGGCTTTGCCCCATTGCCTAAGGGCAATAGGCCTAAAACTGCACTCACCTACTATTTGCGCTTATTTCATGTCCAGCCTTGAGGAAGTTAAGGGTAGAGAACCATAGCTCCTGTTCTCAAGAAGCTCACTGCTGGTTAGAGACCAGGAAACAGATAACCATACCCACAGGTGCTAAGTGTTGGGTTCCAGAGGGAGCCTCAAGGATCTCTTCCCATGGACCTGATTTTGGTGTGGAGAAAGTAGGCCTAGGCAGTAGGCACAGCTTAAGCAAAGgcacagaagctttcaggaacctGCTGCAGAAATATGGCAATATATTTATTGCTATATTATAGATAGAAATAGTTAAGGCTGGGAATTTGGAGATTAGGCTGACTAGAAACCAGTAGGTGTTGTGGACTTGCTGTTTGTGTCTTACAGTTGTGGGATGATGACCTGGGAGCATTATGGGCCTGCCCCATGGACAAGTGTGAGTACTATAAGGACTGCTCTTCCTCTGTGTACCAGGAGCTAGAATCTTGAAGGGATTATTCCTGGGACAGTACATACAATGGCCTTTGTTCTTCCCTGGCCTCAAATAAATCAGAGGGCCATTCCTTTATTCATGATAAGAGTTTGTAGGGATCCTAGGATTACCAAAAAGATACAAACCTGTTCTCACTAACAGAAGTCTAAATGGACATAAGCCAAATAACCATTTACTAAGCATGAGCTATTGACTACTTACAAAAGTGTGAGTTTACAATAGTGTGAGCTCTTGAAGCACTGTGAAATGTTTGGTGCTGTAAGTGCACATAGTGGGACCCTGAATCAGGTAGGATGGAGTTTAGGAAAAAGTTTCCTGCTGCTTTCAGAAGGCTGAGCTAGGTGAAGGGAACATTTTTTGTGAAGATTGTGGGGTACTTTTTCAGAACTTCCAAGGTCATCAGCGTGACCTTGGAAGGCAGGCCTGTTATGAGAAGAAGATGTGGGGGTCAGGTAAGAAATTGGGGTTTTGCATTTAGAGCCAGCAGGAGCTTCCTGAAGAATTATAATAAAACTTGAACACATCTGTGGGGTTGTTACATAGCAGATGTATTAGAGGCAAAGACAGGGCAGGGATCCCAGACAGAGGCTGTTGCAGTCATGTAAGACAGCAAGGACAAGAGCCCAGGAGCTCAAGGCTTAGGGGACAACAATATCAGCTGACATTTGAGCACTTATAACGCGTGGCATTTTGGTAAGTGCTTTATATGCAGCCTTATGCACTGGTAACAgttatccctattttacagatgtgaaaacGGAGGCAGGAAGTGAAGTCATGTATCCAAGGTCGCACAAAATAGATAGAGCTATGTTCATACTCCAGCTCTGACACTGTGTGGACTTTGGGCAAATCCCTCTAGGCCTGTTTTTCTCCTGTGCGAGGTGGGGTGCAGGTGTAAGTTTTCTAACTAGACGTCCTCTTCCCTGGCTCTCCCAGACATCCACAAGCGCTGGGCCCTTGGGTGGCTGGCCTGCCTACTCTTTGCCGCTATgctgttcttcctcctcctcctcaaaaAGGACCACGTGAAGGGTGAGCACTTCCCCGTGCAAGACCAGCGCGGGCGTGGGAGTGCCCAGAGAGGCGGCTGCCTCCGGCCCTTTCCCCCAACAGGGTGGCTGAGCATGGGGAAGCGGGATGTGCGCTAGCGGAGCCGGGGGCTGGTGAGGGGAGGACCTGGCCGGCTCATGCCCGGCTcgcccctctctcctctcccgcAGCGGCAGCCAGTGGCCGCTCGGCTCTGCTCCTTCACTCTGCCGATGGCGCGGGCTTCGAGCGCCTGGTGGGTGCGCTGGCGTCGGCGCTGTGCCGGCTGCCACTGCGCGTGGCCGTGGATCTGTGGAGCCGTCGTGAGCTGAGCGCGCAGGGGCCCCTGGCCTGGTTCCACGCGCAGCGGCGTCAGACCCTGCAGGAGGGCGGCGTAGTGGTCCTGCTCTTCTCGCCCGGGGCCGTGGCGCTGTGTCACGAGTGGCTGCAGGACGGAGCGCCGGCGCCCGGGGCTCACTGCCCGCACGACGCCTTCGCTGCCTCGCTCAGCTGCGTGCTGCCAGACTTCTTGCAAGGCCGGGCGCACGGCCGCTACATCGGGGCTTGCTTCGACGGACTGCTCCACCCGGACGCCGTGCCCGCCCTTTTCCGCGCCGTGCCCGTCTTCTCCCTGCCTTCCCAGCTGCCTGACTTCCTGGGCgccctgcagggacctggagcctcCAGCCCCGGGCTGCTCGGGAAGAGGGCAGAGCAAGTTTCCCGAGCCCTTCAGCCCGCCCTGGACAACTGCTTCCTGTCCCTCGGGAGTCCCAGGGAGGGGCGCGGGACGGGGCATGGGGCGGAGGACAGGACTTGAATAAAGGAAGATGCTGTTTTACTATCCCTGTTGCCCACACCTGTTTGCTGCAGAGCCGCTAGAATGGCAAACAGCTTACCCTCTAATCCCCGGGCCCTTTAAAGCTTGGACAGGTGCAGCCTGGCGCTGCCTCTGATTGGCTACTGTGGGGTGACGCAACGGCACATGGCTCGCCACCATTGGCTGGAAGGCGCCTCCCGCCCCCGGGCTGCGGCGCGGGTGGAGGGTGTACGTTTTACGCAGGCGGTGGCGACGGCGGCGTCGAGGAGACGGAGCCGACGGCGCCGGGGGTGGGGGCGGCCGTTTTTTCTCCTTCTGGGTCTGGGCGGGTCTGGATCCTCCCTGGCGGGCTTTGGGCCGTGCCTTGGCCTGCGAGGTTCGAAACCTCACCCCTTCAGGTCCGAATCCGGACTCCTCCCCCAGGGCCGCCCATCTGACCTTCTCTTCCCTAACATTTGGAATCTGATCCCTTCTCCCTGGTTCTGCTGATCTGGCCCCTAGGAACTCAGTGAGACCCTAAGACAATGGGCTGACTCCTGCCCCTTTACGGGGATCTGTGCCACGTTTCCTTCGGCAACCGGGACAACTTCTCTCCTGGAGCTGCAAATTAAGCTCCTTCCCCACCCTGCTTCACCCCTGCCCCTCCAGTACCCCGGTGAGCGCTCCCCACGCCCTCTAGCTGCGGGTCCCCGGCCTGGGAAAAGATGGCCCCGGCTCTGCTGTGGGGCCTGAGCCTCTTCCTCAGCCTCTTAgaccctgcctggctccagccctctccccctccccaccctcctccCTCTGAGCCCCATCCATGTCACACCTGCCGGGCACTGGTGGACAGCTTCAATAAGGTGGGTGCGCCGAGAGCCTGGAGGGAGGGGCAGCTACTTAATAGCATAGCGGTGCAGAGCGCAGCTCTCGCGGGCAAGTCTGGGTGACTCGGGTACCATCTTGGTTGCATACTTGCAGGTTGTAACTAGCAGGCGTCTCTCTGTGCCCGCTTCCTGGTCAGTAAAATAGAGAAATGCTGGAACGTGCCAGGCTGTGTACTTAGCTATTACTGAATTTTTCAATTGTCCAGGGCCTGGAGAGAACTATCCGGGACAATTTCGGAGGTGGAAACACTGCCTGGGAGGAAGAGAAGTTGTCCAAATACAGAGACAGGTGAGAGGATGGCAGGGGCAGTGTAAATCTCACCTCTCAATCTCTGTTCACTGGCGGTGGGGGGGGAGCTAGGAGTTCTTGGGgagcatttattcattcaacaaacatcacTGACTGTATAATATGGCAGTAAACAAGGAAGCAAAATCCCATCTTCATGGAGCTTCTATTCTAGAAGAGGAGACA from Castor canadensis chromosome 10, mCasCan1.hap1v2, whole genome shotgun sequence encodes:
- the Il17rc gene encoding interleukin-17 receptor C isoform X2 encodes the protein MPVPWFLLSLALGRSPMVVSLERLVGLQDAARCSPGLSCHLWDGDVLCLPGSIVSASGPVLVPTRLRTELVLRCYQETDCDLCVRVVVHLAVHGHWEEHEDEGESAGAVGLELEEFRNASLQAQVVLSFQAYPTARCVLLEVQVPAVLVQPGQSVGSVVFDCFEAALGAEVRIWSYTQPRYQKELNLTQQLPDCRGLEVRDTIQSCWALPWLNVSADGDDVCLVLDVSEEQHFGLLLYWNQVQGPIKPRWHRNLTGPQTITLNHTDLVPCLCIQVWPLEPDAVRTNFCPFREDPRAHQNLWHQARLRLLSPQSWQLDAPCSLPAEVVLCWQALGSGPCQPLVPPLPRENVTVNAQEFPLLKVHPNLCVQVKYRDSLTSFLLPAHSLPFLALALLFLVLLTMAPSKQVNSGEKLQLQECLWAESLGSFKDDMLLVETRGPHDNRSLCALEPSGCTPLPSRASTRAARLGQQLLQDLHSGQCLQLWDDDLGALWACPMDKYIHKRWALGWLACLLFAAMLFFLLLLKKDHVKAAASGRSALLLHSADGAGFERLVGALASALCRLPLRVAVDLWSRRELSAQGPLAWFHAQRRQTLQEGGVVVLLFSPGAVALCHEWLQDGAPAPGAHCPHDAFAASLSCVLPDFLQGRAHGRYIGACFDGLLHPDAVPALFRAVPVFSLPSQLPDFLGALQGPGASSPGLLGKRAEQVSRALQPALDNCFLSLGSPREGRGTGHGAEDRT
- the Il17rc gene encoding interleukin-17 receptor C isoform X4 — translated: MPVPWFLLSLALGRSPMVVSLERLVGLQDAARCSPGLSCHLWDGDVLCLPGSIVSASGPVLVPTRLRTELVLRCYQETDCDLCVRVVVHLAVHGHWEEHEDEGESAGAVGLELEEFRNASLQAQVVLSFQAYPTARCVLLEVQVPAVLVQPGQSVGSVVFDCFEAALGAEVRIWSYTQPRYQKELNLTQQLPALPWLNVSADGDDVCLVLDVSEEQHFGLLLYWNQVQGPIKPRWHRNLTGPQTITLNHTDLVPCLCIQVWPLEPDAVRTNFCPFREDPRAHQNLWHQARLRLLSPQSWQLDAPCSLPAEVVLCWQALGSGPCQPLVPPLPRENVTVNKAQEFPLLKVHPNLCVQVKYRDSLTSFLLPAHSLPFLALALLFLVLLTMAPSKQVNSGEKLQLQECLWAESLGSFKDDMLLVETRGPHDNRSLCALEPSGCTPLPSRASTRAARLGQQLLQDLHSGQCLQLWDDDLGALWACPMDKYIHKRWALGWLACLLFAAMLFFLLLLKKDHVKAAASGRSALLLHSADGAGFERLVGALASALCRLPLRVAVDLWSRRELSAQGPLAWFHAQRRQTLQEGGVVVLLFSPGAVALCHEWLQDGAPAPGAHCPHDAFAASLSCVLPDFLQGRAHGRYIGACFDGLLHPDAVPALFRAVPVFSLPSQLPDFLGALQGPGASSPGLLGKRAEQVSRALQPALDNCFLSLGSPREGRGTGHGAEDRT
- the Il17rc gene encoding interleukin-17 receptor C isoform X6, yielding MPVPWFLLSLALGRSPMVVSLERLVGLQDAARCSPGLSCHLWDGDVLCLPGSIVSASGPVLVPTRLRTELVLRCYQETDCDLCVRVVVHLAVHGHWEEHEDEGESAGAVGLELEEFRNASLQAQVVLSFQAYPTARCVLLEVQVPAVLVQPGQSVGSVVFDCFEAALGAEVRIWSYTQPRYQKELNLTQQLPDCRGLEVRDTIQSCWALPWLNVSADGDDVCLVLDVSEEQHFGLLLYWNQVQGPIKPRWHRNLVWPLEPDAVRTNFCPFREDPRAHQNLWHQARLRLLSPQSWQLDAPCSLPAEVVLCWQALGSGPCQPLVPPLPRENVTVNKAQEFPLLKVHPNLCVQVKYRDSLTSFLLPAHSLPFLALALLFLVLLTMAPSKQVNSGEKLQLQECLWAESLGSFKDDMLLVETRGPHDNRSLCALEPSGCTPLPSRASTRAARLGQQLLQDLHSGQCLQLWDDDLGALWACPMDKYIHKRWALGWLACLLFAAMLFFLLLLKKDHVKAAASGRSALLLHSADGAGFERLVGALASALCRLPLRVAVDLWSRRELSAQGPLAWFHAQRRQTLQEGGVVVLLFSPGAVALCHEWLQDGAPAPGAHCPHDAFAASLSCVLPDFLQGRAHGRYIGACFDGLLHPDAVPALFRAVPVFSLPSQLPDFLGALQGPGASSPGLLGKRAEQVSRALQPALDNCFLSLGSPREGRGTGHGAEDRT
- the Il17rc gene encoding interleukin-17 receptor C isoform X1, encoding MPVPWFLLSLALGRSPMVVSLERLVGLQDAARCSPGLSCHLWDGDVLCLPGSIVSASGPVLVPTRLRTELVLRCYQETDCDLCVRVVVHLAVHGHWEEHEDEGESAGAVGLELEEFRNASLQAQVVLSFQAYPTARCVLLEVQVPAVLVQPGQSVGSVVFDCFEAALGAEVRIWSYTQPRYQKELNLTQQLPDCRGLEVRDTIQSCWALPWLNVSADGDDVCLVLDVSEEQHFGLLLYWNQVQGPIKPRWHRNLTGPQTITLNHTDLVPCLCIQVWPLEPDAVRTNFCPFREDPRAHQNLWHQARLRLLSPQSWQLDAPCSLPAEVVLCWQALGSGPCQPLVPPLPRENVTVNKAQEFPLLKVHPNLCVQVKYRDSLTSFLLPAHSLPFLALALLFLVLLTMAPSKQVNSGEKLQLQECLWAESLGSFKDDMLLVETRGPHDNRSLCALEPSGCTPLPSRASTRAARLGQQLLQDLHSGQCLQLWDDDLGALWACPMDKYIHKRWALGWLACLLFAAMLFFLLLLKKDHVKAAASGRSALLLHSADGAGFERLVGALASALCRLPLRVAVDLWSRRELSAQGPLAWFHAQRRQTLQEGGVVVLLFSPGAVALCHEWLQDGAPAPGAHCPHDAFAASLSCVLPDFLQGRAHGRYIGACFDGLLHPDAVPALFRAVPVFSLPSQLPDFLGALQGPGASSPGLLGKRAEQVSRALQPALDNCFLSLGSPREGRGTGHGAEDRT
- the Il17rc gene encoding interleukin-17 receptor C isoform X11, with product MGTGKSMKMKESLQEQLVWSLRSLGTAYPTARCVLLEVQVPAVLVQPGQSVGSVVFDCFEAALGAEVRIWSYTQPRYQKELNLTQQLPDCRGLEVRDTIQSCWALPWLNVSADGDDVCLVLDVSEEQHFGLLLYWNQVQGPIKPRWHRNLTGPQTITLNHTDLVPCLCIQVWPLEPDAVRTNFCPFREDPRAHQNLWHQARLRLLSPQSWQLDAPCSLPAEVVLCWQALGSGPCQPLVPPLPRENVTVNKAQEFPLLKVHPNLCVQVKYRDSLTSFLLPAHSLPFLALALLFLVLLTMAPSKQVNSGEKLQLQECLWAESLGSFKDDMLLVETRGPHDNRSLCALEPSGCTPLPSRASTRAARLGQQLLQDLHSGQCLQLWDDDLGALWACPMDKYIHKRWALGWLACLLFAAMLFFLLLLKKDHVKAAASGRSALLLHSADGAGFERLVGALASALCRLPLRVAVDLWSRRELSAQGPLAWFHAQRRQTLQEGGVVVLLFSPGAVALCHEWLQDGAPAPGAHCPHDAFAASLSCVLPDFLQGRAHGRYIGACFDGLLHPDAVPALFRAVPVFSLPSQLPDFLGALQGPGASSPGLLGKRAEQVSRALQPALDNCFLSLGSPREGRGTGHGAEDRT